One Balaenoptera ricei isolate mBalRic1 chromosome 16, mBalRic1.hap2, whole genome shotgun sequence genomic window carries:
- the CHRM3 gene encoding muscarinic acetylcholine receptor M3, protein MTLHNNNTTSPLFPNISSSWIHGPSDAGLPPGTVTHFGSYNISRAAGNFSSPNGTTSDPLGGHTIWQVVFIAFLTGVLALVTIIGNILVIVAFKVNKQLKTVNNYFLLSLACADLIIGVISMNLFTTYIIMNRWALGNLACDLWLSIDYVASNASVMNLLVISFDRYFSITRPLTYRAKRTTKRAGVMIGLAWVISFILWAPAILFWQYFVGKRTVPPGECFIQFLSEPTITFGTAIAAFYMPVTIMTILYWRIYKETEKRTKELAGLQASGTEAEAENFVHPTGSSRSCSSYELQQQSMKRSARRKYGRCHFWFTTKSWKPSAEQMDQDHSSSDSWNNNDAAASLENSASSDEEDIGSETRAIYSIVLKLPGHSTILSSTKLPSSDNLQVPEEELGAVDLETKASKLQAQKSMDDGGSFQKSFSKLPIQLESAVDTAKASDVNSSVGKTTATLPLSFKEATLAKRFALKTRSQITKRKRMSLIKEKKAAQTLSAILLAFIITWTPYNIMVLVNTFCDSCIPKTYWNLGYWLCYINSTVNPVCYALCNKTFRTTFKMLLLCQCDKRKRRKQQYQQRQSVIFHKRVPEQAL, encoded by the coding sequence ATGACCTTGCACAATAACAATACAACCTCACCTTTGTTTCCgaacatcagctcttcctggatTCACGGCCCTTCCGATGCAGGGCTGCCCCCAGGAACGGTTACTCATTTTGGCAGCTACAACATTTCTCGGGCAGCTGGGAATTTCTCCTCTCCAAATGGCACCACCAGTGACCCTCTGGGAGGTCATACCATCTGGCAAGTGGTCTTCATTGCATTCTTAACGGGCGTCCTGGCCTTGGTGACCATCATCGGCAACATCCTGGTGATAGTGGCGTTCAAGGTCAACAAGCAACTGAAGACCGTCAACAACTACTTCCTCTTAAGTCTGGCCTGTGCTGACCTGATTATTGGGGTCATTTCAATGAATCTGTTTACTACCTACATCATCATGAACCGATGGGCTTTAGGGAACTTGGCCTGTGACCTCTGGCTTTCCATTGACTACGTGGCTAGCAATGCCTCCGTCATGAATCTTCTGGTCATTAGCTTTGACAGGTACTTTTCCATCACGAGGCCGCTCACGTACCGAGCCAAACGAACAACAAAGCGAGCTGGTGTGATGATAGGTCTGGCTTGGGTCATCTCCTTCATCCTTTGGGCTCCTGCCATCTTGTTCTGGCAATACTTTGTCGGGAAGAGAACTGTGCCTCCAGGGGAGTGTTTCATCCAGTTCCTCAGTGAGCCCACCATCACCTTCGGCACGGCAATCGCTGCCTTTTATATGCCTGTCACCATTATGACTATTTTATACTGGAGGATCtataaggaaactgaaaaacGTACCAAAGAGCTTGCTGGGCTGCAGGCCTCTgggacagaggcagaggcagagaactTTGTCCATCCCACAGGTAGTTCTCGAAGCTGCAGCAGCTATGAGCTTCAACAGCAAAGCATGAAACGCTCAGCCAGGAGGAAGTACGGACGCTGCCACTTCTGGTTCACAACCAAGAGCTGGAAGCCCAGCGCCGAACAGATGGACCAAGACCACAGCAGCAGTGACAGCTGGAATAACAACGACGCTGCCGCCTCCCTGGAAAATTCCGCTTCCTCCGATGAGGAGGACATTGGCTCGGAGACAAGAGCCATCTACTCCATCGTGCTCAAGCTTCCAGGTCACAGCACGATCCTCAGCTCCACCAAATTACCCTCGTCAGACAACCTGCAGGTGCcggaggaggagctgggggcagTGGACTTAGAGACGAAAGCCAGCAAACTGCAGGCCCAAAAGAGCATGGACGACGGAGGCAGTTTTCAGAAAAGCTTCTCCAAGCTTCCCATCCAGTTAGAGTCAGCCGTGGACACAGCCAAGGCCTCTGATGTCAACTCCTCAGTGGGCAAGACCACGGCCACCCTGCCTCTGTCCTTTAAGGAAGCTACTCTGGCCAAGAGGTTTGCTCTGAAGACCAGAAGCCAGATCACTAAGCGGAAACGGATGTCCCTCATCAAGGAGAAAAAGGCGGCCCAGACCCTCAGCGCCATCTTGCTTGCCTTCATCATCACCTGGACCCCCTACAATATTATGGTTCTGGTGAATACCTTTTGTGACAGCTGCATCCCCAAAACCTATTGGAATCTGGGCTATTGGCTGTGCTACATCAACAGCACCGTGAACCCCGTGTGCTATGCCCTGTGCAACAAAACATTCAGAACCACTTTCAAGATGCTGCTGTTGTGCCAGTGTGACAAAAGGAAGAGGCGCAAGCAGCAGTACCAGCAAAGACAGTCGGTCATTTTCCACAAGCGGGTGCCCGAGCAGGCCTTGTAG